A single region of the Vagococcus teuberi genome encodes:
- a CDS encoding pyridoxal phosphate-dependent aminotransferase, with protein sequence MGFSKKVSSLKESATLQAAAKAKALKDQGVKVLNLSIGEPDFSTPKSIQNAAIKAIDNGASSFYTPATGLPELKQAIIDRTREDYGVTYQMNEVFVGSGAKFVLYALFQTLLNPGDEVIIPTPYWVSYSAQVELADGTPVFVETTQDNHYRVTVEELEQARTLKTQAIILNSPSNPTGSIYTAEELKKIGEWAASNNIYIIADDIYAKLVYNGNVFTSIVSLSDEIKQQTIVVNGVSKTYSMTGWRIGYALCQPEIVSQVSKVMSQSTGNPAAVSQYAAIEALSGSQAIVEEMRQTFETRLNDIFPIVQEIPGVRVEKPQGAFYLYLDIKETLDMCGYDNVTNWVNDLLEEAHVAVVTGEAFGTSHHVRMSYATDMDTLTQAIRQINEFIDSKRI encoded by the coding sequence ATGGGGTTTTCAAAAAAAGTAAGCAGTCTAAAAGAATCAGCAACATTGCAAGCAGCAGCAAAGGCCAAAGCACTAAAAGACCAAGGTGTAAAAGTTCTTAATTTATCGATAGGGGAACCAGATTTTTCAACACCCAAATCAATACAAAACGCAGCGATAAAAGCAATTGATAACGGGGCATCAAGTTTTTATACGCCAGCAACAGGTTTACCTGAATTAAAACAAGCTATCATAGATAGAACACGTGAAGATTATGGTGTTACTTATCAGATGAATGAAGTATTTGTCGGATCCGGTGCAAAGTTTGTTCTTTATGCGTTATTTCAAACGTTATTAAATCCAGGGGATGAAGTGATTATTCCTACACCATATTGGGTGAGTTATAGTGCCCAAGTGGAATTAGCAGATGGAACACCAGTATTTGTCGAGACAACACAGGATAACCATTACCGTGTGACAGTAGAAGAATTAGAACAAGCTAGAACACTCAAAACACAAGCAATCATTCTTAATTCACCATCAAACCCGACTGGATCGATTTATACAGCAGAAGAGTTGAAAAAAATCGGGGAGTGGGCAGCTTCAAATAACATTTATATAATTGCCGATGATATTTATGCGAAACTAGTTTATAATGGTAATGTATTTACATCAATTGTGAGTTTGTCTGATGAAATTAAGCAGCAAACAATTGTGGTTAATGGGGTATCTAAAACCTATTCTATGACAGGTTGGCGTATTGGATACGCTCTATGTCAACCAGAGATTGTGTCTCAAGTGTCTAAAGTGATGTCACAATCAACAGGAAATCCTGCAGCTGTGAGTCAATATGCAGCAATTGAAGCATTAAGTGGAAGTCAAGCTATCGTGGAGGAAATGAGACAAACATTTGAAACACGATTAAATGACATTTTCCCAATAGTTCAAGAAATACCAGGGGTTCGTGTAGAAAAACCTCAAGGGGCTTTTTATCTATATTTAGATATCAAAGAAACACTTGATATGTGTGGGTATGATAATGTAACGAATTGGGTGAATGACTTACTTGAAGAAGCACATGTTGCAGTTGTCACTGGTGAAGCGTTTGGAACAAGTCATCATGTCAGAATGAGTTATGCAACAGATATGGATACATTAACTCAAGCCATTAGACAAATAAACGAATTCATTGATAGTAAACGAATTTAA
- a CDS encoding VOC family protein, giving the protein MKMAHTCVRVKDLDASLDFYKKAFNFEESRRRDFPENKFTLVYLTLPGDSYELELTYNYDSEAYDLGNGYGHIAISTDDLEGLHAQHKSEGFNVTELKHLPNVPPSYYFIIDPDGYKIEVIREK; this is encoded by the coding sequence ATGAAAATGGCTCATACATGTGTAAGAGTAAAAGATTTAGATGCTTCCTTGGATTTCTATAAAAAAGCATTTAACTTTGAAGAATCTCGCAGAAGGGACTTTCCAGAAAATAAATTTACATTAGTTTACTTAACATTGCCAGGAGATAGTTATGAATTAGAATTAACTTATAATTATGACTCTGAAGCATATGATTTAGGAAATGGCTATGGACATATTGCTATTTCAACCGATGACTTAGAAGGGCTACATGCTCAGCATAAATCTGAAGGATTTAATGTTACTGAATTAAAACATTTACCTAATGTTCCACCTTCTTACTACTTTATTATTGATCCAGATGGATACAAAATAGAAGTTATTCGCGAAAAATAA
- the asnS gene encoding asparagine--tRNA ligase: METINIIDSKKHVGEVVKIGAWVANKRSSGKIAFLQLRDGSAYFQGVVVKNEVGEEVFELAKSLNQETSVIVTGEIREDTRSKFGYEIGIQGIEVVGESHDYPITPKEHGTDFLMDHRHLWLRSSKQHAIMQVRNELIRATYEFFNDRNFIKIDPPILTSSAPEGTTELFETDYFGSPAYLSQTGQLYLEAAAMAFGKVFSFGPTFRAEKSKTRRHLTEFWMMEPEMAFVDQEGSLEIQEQYVAFMIEKVLENCDYALDVLKRDKDLLRKYTELPFPRISYDEAVELLQQNGFEDITWGDDFGSPHETFIANHFEKPVFILNYPKSMSPFYMKPHPTRDDVVIRADLIAPEGYGEIIGGSERAIGYEYLLSEIEKDGLDRKDYEWYLDLQKYGAVPHSGFGLGLERTVTWVCGIEHVREASPFPRLLHRIYP, encoded by the coding sequence GTGGAGACAATAAACATTATTGATTCAAAAAAACATGTTGGGGAAGTTGTTAAAATTGGTGCATGGGTTGCCAATAAACGCTCAAGTGGAAAAATAGCTTTCTTACAATTAAGAGATGGTTCAGCATACTTCCAAGGTGTTGTGGTAAAAAATGAAGTAGGCGAAGAAGTCTTTGAATTAGCAAAAAGTTTAAACCAAGAAACATCAGTTATTGTAACGGGTGAAATTAGAGAAGATACACGTTCAAAATTTGGGTATGAAATTGGTATACAAGGTATTGAAGTAGTCGGAGAAAGTCATGATTACCCAATCACACCAAAAGAACATGGAACAGACTTTTTAATGGATCACCGTCATTTATGGTTACGTTCATCAAAACAACATGCCATTATGCAAGTAAGAAATGAATTAATTCGTGCAACATACGAATTCTTCAATGATCGTAACTTTATTAAAATTGACCCACCAATCTTAACAAGTAGCGCGCCAGAAGGAACAACTGAATTATTTGAAACAGACTATTTTGGTTCTCCAGCATACTTGTCACAAACAGGTCAATTATATCTTGAAGCAGCAGCAATGGCTTTTGGAAAAGTATTTTCTTTTGGACCAACATTCCGTGCTGAAAAATCAAAAACCCGTCGTCATTTAACTGAGTTTTGGATGATGGAACCTGAAATGGCTTTTGTTGACCAAGAAGGAAGTTTAGAAATTCAAGAGCAATATGTGGCATTTATGATTGAAAAAGTATTAGAAAACTGTGACTATGCTTTAGACGTTTTAAAACGTGATAAAGACTTATTAAGAAAATACACAGAATTACCATTCCCACGTATTTCTTATGATGAAGCAGTGGAATTATTACAACAAAATGGATTTGAAGATATTACTTGGGGTGATGACTTTGGTTCACCACATGAAACATTTATCGCCAACCATTTTGAAAAACCAGTATTCATCTTGAACTATCCAAAATCAATGAGTCCATTCTACATGAAACCACATCCAACAAGAGATGACGTTGTGATTCGTGCCGACTTAATCGCTCCAGAAGGATATGGCGAAATTATTGGTGGTAGTGAACGTGCCATTGGTTATGAGTATTTATTATCCGAAATCGAAAAAGATGGTTTAGATCGTAAAGACTATGAATGGTATTTAGATTTACAAAAATATGGTGCTGTTCCTCATTCTGGCTTTGGTCTAGGATTAGAAAGAACTGTAACATGGGTATGTGGAATTGAACACGTTCGTGAAGCAAGTCCATTCCCACGTTTATTACACCGTATTTACCCATAA
- a CDS encoding transposase produces MKNSLSKREIITDRFHIIQHINRSFNTLRIKEMNQPTQFK; encoded by the coding sequence ATTAAAAACAGTCTTTCCAAACGCGAAATCATCACAGATCGATTTCATATCATTCAACATATTAACCGCTCTTTCAACACCTTAAGAATAAAAGAAATGAATCAACCGACACAATTTAAATAG
- a CDS encoding transposase, with protein sequence MPTALCVDEFSSTSDCHAGMSFICADAASKKIIDILPDKRLHKLVSYFMKYSRKSRLKVRFWSWT encoded by the coding sequence TTGCCCACGGCTCTTTGTGTAGATGAGTTTAGCTCTACTTCTGATTGTCATGCTGGAATGAGCTTTATTTGTGCTGATGCGGCATCTAAAAAAATAATCGATATCTTACCTGATAAAAGATTGCATAAGTTGGTTTCTTACTTTATGAAGTATTCCAGAAAATCACGTCTAAAAGTAAGATTTTGGTCATGGACATGA
- a CDS encoding helix-turn-helix domain-containing protein translates to MKNCGSTFSASTSLVDDYCHISKQIKYQIAFDLKENQSRKKIAECHSVSENTVKRVLVSFTNN, encoded by the coding sequence ATTAAAAACTGTGGATCAACTTTCAGTGCTTCTACTTCTCTAGTAGATGACTATTGTCACATTTCTAAACAGATTAAATACCAAATTGCCTTTGACTTAAAAGAGAATCAATCACGTAAAAAAATCGCAGAATGCCACAGTGTCTCTGAAAATACTGTTAAACGTGTGTTAGTATCATTTACTAATAACTAG
- the trmD gene encoding tRNA (guanosine(37)-N1)-methyltransferase TrmD, which yields MRIDVLTLFPRMFEGPLTESILGKAIDKELLDVHVRNFRDFSTNKHQQVDDYPYGGGAGMLLKVQPIHDALTFIKEDARTQPRVILLDPAGKPFNQEMAEDFSEEEHLVFICGHYEGYDERIRSLVTDEVSLGDYVLTGGELGAMVMIDATVRLLPEVLGNDESAKTDSHSTGLLEHPQYTRPANYEGMEVPHVLTNGNHKLIAEWQLKESLRRTFLRRPDMLESLEMTKEMEKLLEEVKKEEKSI from the coding sequence ATGAGAATTGATGTCTTAACTCTTTTTCCAAGAATGTTTGAAGGTCCACTAACAGAGTCAATTTTAGGTAAAGCAATCGACAAAGAGTTGCTAGATGTTCATGTTAGAAATTTTCGCGATTTTTCTACCAACAAACATCAACAAGTAGACGACTATCCTTATGGTGGTGGAGCAGGAATGTTACTTAAAGTTCAACCAATTCATGATGCTTTAACATTTATTAAAGAAGATGCACGGACTCAGCCGCGCGTCATTTTACTAGACCCAGCAGGAAAACCATTTAATCAAGAGATGGCAGAAGATTTTTCCGAAGAAGAACATTTAGTGTTTATTTGTGGTCATTATGAAGGATACGATGAAAGAATTCGTTCGTTAGTAACAGATGAAGTATCCCTTGGTGATTACGTATTAACAGGTGGCGAGCTTGGTGCGATGGTGATGATTGATGCGACAGTTAGATTGTTACCTGAAGTGTTAGGTAATGATGAGTCTGCCAAAACAGATTCCCACTCAACTGGACTTTTAGAACACCCACAATATACAAGACCGGCAAATTATGAAGGAATGGAAGTCCCTCATGTTCTGACAAATGGTAACCACAAATTAATTGCAGAATGGCAATTAAAAGAGTCGTTAAGACGAACTTTTTTAAGACGACCAGATATGTTAGAATCACTTGAAATGACAAAAGAAATGGAAAAATTACTTGAAGAAGTGAAAAAGGAAGAAAAAAGTATTTAG
- a CDS encoding helicase C-terminal domain-containing protein, which translates to MESTNLFAIVDIETTGTNQQTDKIIQFACVIIENQQIVNQLSIDINPLRSIPKHITELTGISNKDVANSPYFEDVAFTIKQLLDGCVFVAHNVFFDFNFLNSELVRAGVSPLTSPCIDTVELFQVLFPTSNGFRVSDMASEMSIEHTNPHQALSDAYVTAQGFIKMLDKLRTLPLVTKETLQLLSVSLGVNNQAIFSMVLNEAYETKQNDLEGIVVLDGIAIKKKDRAYRYQDREVAQSFSSKLNILRNTQREMAEDIHQFLTKDNKSKNLFIEAETGTGKTMGYLYPLTFEKKPEQKLISTSTILLQNQIEYQDIPLLNDLVKTSKQGVVVKSTSHYLSLHAFRQTLDLPLGQKSYAICQMAILVWLLETNTGDLDEVNVIKNNVFYQQVQHTGQKELVESSIFFEEDFYHYLTDRCQFADFIIVNHSFLFSDSQKKERFLPDFETVVIDEAHQLPNLIETISTKQLSLSSFEFELNHLIEVSMMIGETHDKHQKNTLMMSDICKELRESIDWLEESMVTYFDLFHKKEEQLIDVQAFFKQVPVVKRYIQQINVMLRELSELSQNLKLEKKKELSLNEKEFFHTVEHVIEMYQLFKSFFYDYDETLVKWISAKKKHVILSMINFSDLSINQYNWYTQAKKIIYTSGSLQLDNDSNFLERKLGLEDVQKKTLPSVFDYKNQACLFLLNDVNYHSIKSTNDFSIRISQSVKKLFETHEQTMLVLFTSHQLLEAVHKQLTDYFNQRDVLVLAQGISGTKEKILKKINQGNKCIILGANSFWEGMDFSHQSIDIVVMTKLPFDPPNRPIVQARYQYIEQQGGNPFYEDALPQAGIKLRQGIGRLLRSPEDRGILVLLDDRLVNSRYSDILCSYLPQALSIQTVTLPELLKESKLFLEKRVLLKTTNGG; encoded by the coding sequence ATGGAATCAACCAATTTATTTGCCATTGTTGATATTGAAACAACTGGCACGAATCAACAAACAGATAAAATTATTCAATTTGCCTGTGTAATTATCGAGAATCAGCAAATTGTAAATCAACTGTCGATTGATATTAATCCACTACGCTCAATACCTAAGCATATAACGGAATTAACAGGTATTTCAAATAAAGATGTGGCAAATTCACCATACTTTGAAGATGTTGCCTTTACGATTAAACAATTACTTGATGGCTGTGTATTTGTGGCACACAATGTCTTTTTCGATTTTAATTTTTTGAATAGTGAGCTAGTTCGTGCTGGAGTCTCACCACTTACTAGTCCCTGTATTGATACAGTGGAGTTGTTTCAAGTGTTATTTCCAACTTCTAATGGCTTTAGAGTGAGCGATATGGCGTCAGAAATGTCTATAGAACATACTAATCCTCATCAAGCATTAAGTGATGCTTATGTCACAGCACAAGGTTTTATTAAGATGCTTGATAAATTAAGAACGTTACCTTTAGTAACGAAGGAGACACTTCAATTGTTGTCAGTTAGTTTAGGGGTTAATAATCAAGCTATTTTTAGTATGGTCTTAAACGAAGCTTATGAGACTAAACAGAATGACTTAGAAGGAATCGTTGTTTTAGATGGCATTGCTATTAAGAAAAAAGATAGAGCATATCGCTATCAGGATAGAGAAGTAGCGCAATCATTTTCAAGTAAACTGAATATTTTAAGGAATACGCAAAGAGAAATGGCTGAGGATATCCACCAGTTTTTGACTAAAGATAATAAAAGCAAAAACTTGTTTATAGAAGCTGAAACAGGCACTGGAAAAACAATGGGTTATTTATATCCTTTAACATTTGAGAAGAAACCTGAACAAAAGCTTATCTCGACCTCCACGATTTTATTACAAAATCAGATAGAATATCAGGATATTCCTTTATTAAATGATTTAGTTAAGACTTCAAAACAAGGTGTCGTGGTAAAAAGTACCTCTCATTATTTAAGTTTACATGCCTTTAGGCAAACATTGGATTTACCATTAGGACAAAAAAGTTATGCAATCTGTCAGATGGCTATATTAGTTTGGCTGTTAGAGACAAATACAGGAGATTTGGATGAAGTCAATGTCATTAAGAACAATGTGTTTTACCAACAAGTTCAACATACTGGGCAAAAAGAATTAGTTGAATCCTCTATCTTTTTTGAAGAAGACTTTTATCATTACTTAACAGATAGATGTCAATTTGCTGATTTTATTATCGTCAATCATTCGTTTTTATTTTCTGACAGTCAGAAGAAGGAACGTTTTTTACCAGATTTCGAGACGGTTGTCATAGATGAAGCACATCAACTCCCTAATTTAATTGAAACGATATCAACTAAACAACTGTCGTTATCTTCTTTTGAATTTGAATTGAATCACTTGATTGAAGTCTCAATGATGATTGGAGAGACACATGATAAACATCAAAAAAATACCTTGATGATGAGTGACATCTGCAAGGAGTTAAGGGAATCAATTGATTGGCTTGAAGAAAGCATGGTGACGTATTTTGATTTGTTTCATAAAAAAGAGGAGCAGCTGATTGATGTACAGGCTTTTTTTAAGCAAGTTCCAGTTGTTAAACGATATATCCAACAGATTAATGTGATGTTACGAGAGCTTAGTGAGTTATCACAAAACTTGAAACTAGAGAAAAAGAAAGAGTTATCACTAAATGAAAAAGAATTCTTTCATACAGTGGAACATGTGATTGAGATGTATCAACTATTTAAATCATTCTTTTATGATTATGATGAAACATTAGTCAAATGGATTAGTGCGAAAAAAAAGCATGTGATATTATCTATGATTAATTTCTCGGATTTATCTATTAATCAATATAATTGGTACACCCAAGCTAAAAAAATCATTTACACAAGTGGTAGTCTTCAATTAGATAATGACTCGAACTTTTTAGAGCGTAAACTTGGCTTAGAAGATGTGCAGAAGAAAACATTGCCATCAGTATTTGACTATAAAAATCAAGCCTGTTTGTTTTTATTAAATGATGTAAACTATCATTCGATTAAATCGACAAATGATTTCTCAATACGAATTAGTCAGTCGGTTAAAAAATTATTTGAAACGCATGAACAAACGATGCTAGTTTTATTTACATCTCATCAATTACTTGAAGCAGTACATAAGCAGTTAACAGATTATTTTAATCAACGAGATGTGTTAGTATTAGCTCAAGGGATATCAGGAACAAAAGAAAAAATACTGAAAAAGATTAATCAAGGAAATAAGTGTATTATTTTAGGGGCAAATAGTTTTTGGGAAGGCATGGATTTTAGTCATCAGTCGATCGATATTGTTGTGATGACGAAGCTGCCATTTGATCCACCAAATCGTCCGATTGTTCAAGCAAGGTATCAATACATTGAACAACAAGGAGGAAATCCGTTTTATGAGGATGCATTGCCTCAAGCAGGGATTAAACTAAGACAAGGAATTGGAAGATTGTTGCGCAGTCCAGAAGATCGAGGGATTTTAGTTTTATTAGATGATCGTTTGGTCAATAGCCGTTACAGCGACATTCTCTGTTCTTATTTGCCGCAAGCATTATCAATTCAAACGGTAACATTGCCAGAGTTATTGAAAGAAAGTAAATTGTTTTTAGAAAAAAGAGTTTTACTTAAAACAACAAATGGGGGATAG
- a CDS encoding CvfD/Ygs/GSP13 family RNA-binding post-transcriptional regulator: MNVKIGDIMIGEITGIQTYGAFVSLGDNQQGLIHVSEVKHGFIKNIEDDLRVGQKVKVQVIDVDEYTKKISLSLRVFQDAPPILFKKKKYFTNRYKNIGFESIDKNLSIWVDEFLEDITENN, from the coding sequence ATGAATGTCAAAATAGGTGATATAATGATTGGGGAAATTACAGGGATTCAAACATATGGTGCATTTGTCTCGCTAGGAGACAATCAACAAGGATTGATTCATGTTTCAGAAGTTAAACATGGTTTTATAAAAAATATAGAAGATGACTTAAGAGTAGGTCAAAAAGTTAAAGTTCAAGTTATTGATGTAGATGAATACACTAAAAAAATTAGTTTATCATTACGTGTATTTCAAGATGCACCACCTATTTTATTTAAGAAAAAAAAATATTTTACAAATCGTTATAAAAATATCGGTTTTGAAAGTATTGATAAGAATCTATCAATTTGGGTTGATGAGTTTTTAGAGGATATTACGGAAAATAACTGA
- a CDS encoding heavy-metal-associated domain-containing protein codes for MKQKIAIEGMNCGHCSARIEKGLSEIDGVSNVDVSLENKEANVAFDESKVAINDLVNKIEDLGFTPTI; via the coding sequence ATGAAACAGAAAATAGCAATTGAAGGCATGAACTGTGGTCATTGTTCTGCTCGTATTGAAAAAGGCTTGTCAGAAATTGATGGCGTGAGTAATGTGGATGTGTCATTAGAAAACAAAGAAGCTAACGTTGCGTTTGACGAATCCAAAGTAGCGATTAATGACTTAGTTAATAAAATTGAAGACTTAGGTTTTACGCCTACTATCTAA
- a CDS encoding DUF5590 domain-containing protein, whose product MRENRVIKYLTITLIAIIVIISVIMYQSTATYRSTKRQAVEIAKNLGHINKVDEFYWFTRQENTYSVVGKDDKNEEKIVMIPENGKEALVVYANKGINQDDAIQAVLDTKETKKIKKVSLGLFKDEPVWEITAESKDDHLVYYLVDFYSGKIEEGALKI is encoded by the coding sequence ATGCGTGAAAACAGAGTCATAAAATATTTGACGATAACGTTAATTGCGATTATTGTCATTATAAGTGTAATAATGTATCAGTCAACTGCAACATACCGTTCAACTAAGCGCCAAGCAGTAGAGATTGCCAAAAATTTAGGTCATATCAATAAAGTTGACGAGTTTTATTGGTTTACTAGACAGGAAAATACATATAGTGTAGTTGGTAAAGACGACAAGAACGAAGAAAAAATAGTCATGATTCCTGAAAATGGTAAGGAGGCTCTTGTTGTTTATGCTAATAAAGGGATTAACCAAGATGATGCTATCCAAGCGGTTCTTGATACTAAGGAGACAAAGAAAATAAAAAAAGTATCTTTAGGATTGTTTAAAGATGAACCTGTATGGGAAATTACAGCTGAAAGTAAAGATGACCATTTGGTTTATTACTTAGTTGATTTCTATTCTGGAAAGATTGAAGAAGGAGCATTAAAAATTTAA
- the rplS gene encoding 50S ribosomal protein L19 → MNPLIEEITKEQLRSDIPAFRPGDTVRVHAKVVEGSRERIQLFEGVVIKRRGAGISETYTVRKISNGVGVERTFPIHTPRVAQIEVIRYGKVRRAKLYYIRALHGKAARIKEIRR, encoded by the coding sequence ATGAATCCATTAATAGAAGAAATTACAAAAGAACAATTACGCTCTGATATACCAGCTTTTAGACCTGGTGATACTGTACGTGTACATGCTAAAGTTGTTGAGGGTAGTCGTGAACGTATCCAGTTATTTGAAGGTGTTGTAATTAAACGCCGTGGTGCTGGAATTAGCGAAACTTACACTGTACGTAAAATTTCTAACGGTGTTGGTGTGGAACGTACTTTTCCAATCCATACACCACGTGTTGCTCAAATTGAAGTAATCCGTTATGGTAAAGTTCGTCGTGCGAAACTTTATTACATCCGTGCATTACATGGTAAAGCAGCAAGAATTAAAGAAATCCGTCGTTAA
- the rimM gene encoding ribosome maturation factor RimM (Essential for efficient processing of 16S rRNA), which translates to MTEYLNVGKIVNTQGIKGEVRVISQTDFPEKRYKKGNVLYLFREGKDVAELTIKSHRKHKNFDIVSFENHPNINDVEKYRDGILKVKKDEVGQLEENAFYYHEIIGCEVVDETGELLGTVKEILSPGANDVWVVKHKQHGKKDILLPYIESVMLDVNVTDKKITVEIPEGLIDDEN; encoded by the coding sequence GTGACAGAGTATTTAAATGTTGGGAAAATTGTGAATACGCAAGGAATTAAAGGTGAAGTCAGAGTAATTTCTCAAACAGATTTTCCTGAAAAACGATATAAAAAAGGAAACGTCTTATATCTCTTTCGAGAGGGAAAAGATGTAGCAGAACTAACGATAAAATCACATAGAAAGCATAAAAACTTTGATATCGTGAGCTTTGAAAATCATCCTAATATTAATGATGTTGAAAAGTATCGAGATGGTATTTTAAAAGTTAAAAAAGACGAAGTAGGTCAGTTAGAAGAAAATGCCTTTTATTATCACGAAATAATCGGATGTGAAGTGGTAGATGAAACAGGTGAATTGTTAGGAACAGTGAAAGAAATTCTATCTCCTGGAGCTAATGATGTATGGGTAGTAAAACACAAACAACACGGTAAAAAAGATATACTTTTACCTTACATTGAGTCAGTCATGTTAGACGTTAATGTCACAGATAAAAAGATTACGGTTGAAATTCCAGAAGGGTTGATTGACGATGAGAATTGA